From the Excalfactoria chinensis isolate bCotChi1 chromosome 1, bCotChi1.hap2, whole genome shotgun sequence genome, one window contains:
- the NFYB gene encoding nuclear transcription factor Y subunit beta isoform X2 yields MDGDSSTTDASQLGIAGDYIGGSHYVIQPHDDTEDSMNDHEDTNGSKESFREQDIYLPIANVARIMKNAIPQTGKIAKDAKECVQECVSEFISFITSEASERCHQEKRKTINGEDILFAMSTLGFDSYVEPLKLYLQKFREAMKGEKGIGGTVTTGDGLSEELTEEAFTNQLPAGLITTDGQQQNVMVYTTSYQQISGVQQIQFS; encoded by the exons ATGGATGGTGATAGCTCCACGACGGATGCTTCTCAGTTAGGAATTGCTGGAGATTACATTGGTGGCAGTCACTACGTGATACAGCCTCACGATG ACACAGAGGACAGCATGAATGATCATGAAGATACAAATGGTTCCAAAGAGAGTTTTAGAGAACAAGATATCTATCTTCCAATTGCAAACGTGGCAAGGATAATGAAAAACGCCATACCCCAAACAGGAAAG ATCGCTAAGGATGCGAAAGAATGTGTGCAAGAATGCGTAAGTGAATTCATCAGCTTTATAACGTCAGAAGCAAGTGAAAGGTGTcaccaagagaaaagaaagaccATCAATGGGGAGGATATTCTCTTTGCCATGTCTACCTTGGGATTTGATAGCTATGTCGAGCCTCTGAAGTTATACCTCCAAAAATTCAGAGAG gcaatgaaaggagaaaagggaatcGGGGGAACAGTTACAACTGGAGATGGTTTAAGTGAGGAGCTCACAGAAGAAGCATTTA ccaATCAGTTGCCAGCGGGCTTAATAACTACAGACGGTCAGCAGCAGAATGTCATGGTCTATACAACATCGTATCAGCAG atcTCTGGTGTTCAACAAATTCAATTCTCATGA
- the HCFC2 gene encoding host cell factor 2 isoform X1, translating to MAAAAAGLSWRRVSSFTGPVPRSRHGHRAVAIRELVIIFGGGNEGIADELHVYNTATNQWFLPAVRGDIPPGCAAHGFVCDGTRILVFGGMVEYGRYSNDLYELQASRWLWKKVKPQAPSTGSPPCPRLGHSFSLYGNKCYLFGGLANESEDSNNNVPRYLNDFYELELQHGSGVVGWSIPVTKGILPSPRESHTAIVYCRKDLGVPKMYIFGGMCGCRLNDLWELDIETMTWSRPETKGTVPLPRSLHTANVIGNKMYVFGGWVPQSAGGEISTHDGEWKCTGSFAYLNLDTTEWIGLISDCHEDKSNLLPGPRAGHCAVAVGTRLYIWSGRDGYRKAWNNQVCCKDLWYLDTEKPPAPSQVQLIRATTNSFQVKWDEVPTVEGYLLQLHADSPVPSAAGTPGTGVPETSMPSSQGGSSLHQSPQSLPSVPCPEMKVDHPSQANNVIPNNVQLSLSSNSLLKTEGKEKGAAPENKMTQETLKNHADVTGFKESNAPSHLPVCTSSPQTSANVGELHDLDKRTVIPDASVSSTVSSTQTMVTQQAVKTESSSTNGAVVKDETSLTTLNSKAEAAETAYFMPSTKVNTGQANDSHSSRAPQRQMKSRERQWYDVGIFKNSSAVVSQFYLLPEEILNASNKMEDADVPDYRLLKKQDLFPGTVYRFRVAAINGCGVGPFSKVSEFKTCIPGFPGAPSTVKITKSVDCIHLSWEPPASPSGNILEYSAYLAIRSTQLQENPNQLVFMRIYCGLKTSCVVTAAQLSNAHVDYTSRPAIVFRISAKNERGYGPATQVRWLQDMKTSGSK from the exons CTACAAATCAGTGGTTCCTTCCTGCTGTAAGGGGAGATATTCCTCCAGGCTGTGCAGCGCATGGATTTGTTTGTGATGGCACCAGAATACTAGTCTTCGGAGGAATGGTTGAATATGGAAGATACAGTAACGATTTATATGAATTACAG GCAAGTCGATGGCTCTGGAAGAAAGTGAAACCTCAAGCTCCTTCCACTGGATCACCGCCTTGTCCTCGACTAGGccacagcttttctttataTGGTAACAAGTGCTACTTATTTGGTGGCCTGGCAAATGAAAGTGAGGATTCAAATAATAACGTTCCCAG ATATTTAAATGATTTCTACGAACTGGAGCTGCAACACGGATCTGGAGTTGTTGGCTGGAGTATTCCCGTGACAAAGGGGATCTTGCCTTCTCCCCGAGAATCACACACGGCCATTGTGTACTGCAGAAAAGATTTGGGAGTTCCAAAGATGTATATTTTCGGAGGGATGTGTGGCTGTCGGCTTAATGATCTCTGGGAACTTGACATAG aaaccATGACCTGGTCAAGACCAGAAACTAAAGGGACAGTACCACTTCCTCGCAGTCTCCATACGGCCAATGTAATAGGAAACAA aatgtaTGTTTTTGGTGGATGGGTTCCACAGTCAGCAGGAGGTGAAATTTCTACTCACGATGGTGAATGGAAATGTACCGGTTCATTTGCTTATCTTAATTTGG ATACCACAGAATGGATAGGCCTGATCTCAGATTGCCACGAAGACAAAAGTAACTTGTTACCAGGGCCAAGAGCAGGACACTGTGCTGTAGCAGTTGGCACTCGACTGTATATCTGGAGTGGTAGAGATGGGTACAGAAAAGCTTGGAACAATCAAGTTTGCTGCAAAGATCTTTGGTACCTTGATACTG AGAAACCTCCAGCGCCCTCACAGGTCCAGCTGATTAGAGCTACAACCAACTCTTTCCAAGTGAAATGGGATGAAGTACCTACTGTTGAAGGATACCTTCTTCAGTTACATGCTGACTCACCGGTGCCATCAGCAGCTGGAACACCTGGCACTGGGGTTCCTGAGACATCAATGCCGAGTTCACAAG GTGGTTCTTCTCTACATCAAAGTCCACAATCATTGCCTAGTGTCCCTTGCCCAGAAATGAAGGTGGATCATCCCAGCCAAGCAAATAATGTCATTCCTAATAAC GTCCAACTTTCCCTTTCATCCAACTCACtgttaaaaacagaaggaaaagaaaagggtgCAGCGCCTGAAAACAAGATGACACAGGAGACTCTGAAAAACCATGCAGATGTAACAGGATTCAAAGAATCAAATGCCCCTTCTCATTTGCCTGTTTGTACTTCAA gtCCTCAGACTTCAGCAAATGTAGGTGAATTACATGACTTGGACAAACGAACTGTAATTCCTGATGCTTCTGTATCCAGTACTGTCTCCAGCACACAAACTATGGTAACCCAGCAGGCTGTTAAAACTGAATCATCAAGTACAAATGGGGCAGTTGTTAAAGATGAAACTTCACTAACAACACTCAATTCAAAAGCTGAAG CTGCTGAAACTGCTTATTTCATGCCTTCAACAAAGGTCAATACTGGACAGGCAAATGATTCACATTCCTCT AGAGCTCCACAACGACAGATGAAATCAAGGGAACGACAGTGGTATGATGTTGGAATTTTTaagaacagcagtgctgtggtgaGCCAGTTCTACTTGCTGCCAGAGGAAATCCTGAATGCTTCTAACAAG ATGGAAGATGCAGATGTACCAGACTACAGGTTACTTAAGAAGCAGGATCTTTTTCCGGGTACAGTGTACAGGTTCAGAGTTGCTGCAATTAATGGCTGTGGTGTTGGGCCTTTCAGTAAAGTGAGTGAATTCAAGACATGCATTCCAGGTTTTCCTGGAGCTCCTTCAACAGTCAAAATCACTAAG agTGTAGACTGTATTCATCTATCTTGGGAGCCTCCTGCTTCACCTTCTGGCAATATTTTAGAGTATTCTGCCTACTTAGCAATACGTTCCACACAGTTGCAGGAAAACCCAAATCAGCTTGTATTTATGAGAATATATTGTGGTCTCAAGACATCTTGTGTAGTGACTGCTGCCCAGCTTTCAAACGCTCACGTTGATTACACTTCCCGACCTGCTATAGTGTTCAGGATTTCTGCAAAGAATGAGAGAGGCTATGGACCAGCCACACAAGTTCGATGGCTTCAAG ATATGAAAACATCAGGCTCAAAGTAG
- the HCFC2 gene encoding host cell factor 2 isoform X2: MAAAAAGLSWRRVSSFTGPVPRSRHGHRAVAIRELVIIFGGGNEGIADELHVYNTATNQWFLPAVRGDIPPGCAAHGFVCDGTRILVFGGMVEYGRYSNDLYELQASRWLWKKVKPQAPSTGSPPCPRLGHSFSLYGNKCYLFGGLANESEDSNNNVPRYLNDFYELELQHGSGVVGWSIPVTKGILPSPRESHTAIVYCRKDLGVPKMYIFGGMCGCRLNDLWELDIETMTWSRPETKGTVPLPRSLHTANVIGNKMYVFGGWVPQSAGGEISTHDGEWKCTGSFAYLNLDTTEWIGLISDCHEDKSNLLPGPRAGHCAVAVGTRLYIWSGRDGYRKAWNNQVCCKDLWYLDTEKPPAPSQVQLIRATTNSFQVKWDEVPTVEGYLLQLHADSPVPSAAGTPGTGVPETSMPSSQGGSSLHQSPQSLPSVPCPEMKVDHPSQANNVIPNNVQLSLSSNSLLKTEGKEKGAAPENKMTQETLKNHADVTGFKESNAPSHLPVCTSSPQTSANVGELHDLDKRTVIPDASVSSTVSSTQTMRAPQRQMKSRERQWYDVGIFKNSSAVVSQFYLLPEEILNASNKMEDADVPDYRLLKKQDLFPGTVYRFRVAAINGCGVGPFSKVSEFKTCIPGFPGAPSTVKITKSVDCIHLSWEPPASPSGNILEYSAYLAIRSTQLQENPNQLVFMRIYCGLKTSCVVTAAQLSNAHVDYTSRPAIVFRISAKNERGYGPATQVRWLQDMKTSGSK, translated from the exons CTACAAATCAGTGGTTCCTTCCTGCTGTAAGGGGAGATATTCCTCCAGGCTGTGCAGCGCATGGATTTGTTTGTGATGGCACCAGAATACTAGTCTTCGGAGGAATGGTTGAATATGGAAGATACAGTAACGATTTATATGAATTACAG GCAAGTCGATGGCTCTGGAAGAAAGTGAAACCTCAAGCTCCTTCCACTGGATCACCGCCTTGTCCTCGACTAGGccacagcttttctttataTGGTAACAAGTGCTACTTATTTGGTGGCCTGGCAAATGAAAGTGAGGATTCAAATAATAACGTTCCCAG ATATTTAAATGATTTCTACGAACTGGAGCTGCAACACGGATCTGGAGTTGTTGGCTGGAGTATTCCCGTGACAAAGGGGATCTTGCCTTCTCCCCGAGAATCACACACGGCCATTGTGTACTGCAGAAAAGATTTGGGAGTTCCAAAGATGTATATTTTCGGAGGGATGTGTGGCTGTCGGCTTAATGATCTCTGGGAACTTGACATAG aaaccATGACCTGGTCAAGACCAGAAACTAAAGGGACAGTACCACTTCCTCGCAGTCTCCATACGGCCAATGTAATAGGAAACAA aatgtaTGTTTTTGGTGGATGGGTTCCACAGTCAGCAGGAGGTGAAATTTCTACTCACGATGGTGAATGGAAATGTACCGGTTCATTTGCTTATCTTAATTTGG ATACCACAGAATGGATAGGCCTGATCTCAGATTGCCACGAAGACAAAAGTAACTTGTTACCAGGGCCAAGAGCAGGACACTGTGCTGTAGCAGTTGGCACTCGACTGTATATCTGGAGTGGTAGAGATGGGTACAGAAAAGCTTGGAACAATCAAGTTTGCTGCAAAGATCTTTGGTACCTTGATACTG AGAAACCTCCAGCGCCCTCACAGGTCCAGCTGATTAGAGCTACAACCAACTCTTTCCAAGTGAAATGGGATGAAGTACCTACTGTTGAAGGATACCTTCTTCAGTTACATGCTGACTCACCGGTGCCATCAGCAGCTGGAACACCTGGCACTGGGGTTCCTGAGACATCAATGCCGAGTTCACAAG GTGGTTCTTCTCTACATCAAAGTCCACAATCATTGCCTAGTGTCCCTTGCCCAGAAATGAAGGTGGATCATCCCAGCCAAGCAAATAATGTCATTCCTAATAAC GTCCAACTTTCCCTTTCATCCAACTCACtgttaaaaacagaaggaaaagaaaagggtgCAGCGCCTGAAAACAAGATGACACAGGAGACTCTGAAAAACCATGCAGATGTAACAGGATTCAAAGAATCAAATGCCCCTTCTCATTTGCCTGTTTGTACTTCAA gtCCTCAGACTTCAGCAAATGTAGGTGAATTACATGACTTGGACAAACGAACTGTAATTCCTGATGCTTCTGTATCCAGTACTGTCTCCAGCACACAAACTATG AGAGCTCCACAACGACAGATGAAATCAAGGGAACGACAGTGGTATGATGTTGGAATTTTTaagaacagcagtgctgtggtgaGCCAGTTCTACTTGCTGCCAGAGGAAATCCTGAATGCTTCTAACAAG ATGGAAGATGCAGATGTACCAGACTACAGGTTACTTAAGAAGCAGGATCTTTTTCCGGGTACAGTGTACAGGTTCAGAGTTGCTGCAATTAATGGCTGTGGTGTTGGGCCTTTCAGTAAAGTGAGTGAATTCAAGACATGCATTCCAGGTTTTCCTGGAGCTCCTTCAACAGTCAAAATCACTAAG agTGTAGACTGTATTCATCTATCTTGGGAGCCTCCTGCTTCACCTTCTGGCAATATTTTAGAGTATTCTGCCTACTTAGCAATACGTTCCACACAGTTGCAGGAAAACCCAAATCAGCTTGTATTTATGAGAATATATTGTGGTCTCAAGACATCTTGTGTAGTGACTGCTGCCCAGCTTTCAAACGCTCACGTTGATTACACTTCCCGACCTGCTATAGTGTTCAGGATTTCTGCAAAGAATGAGAGAGGCTATGGACCAGCCACACAAGTTCGATGGCTTCAAG ATATGAAAACATCAGGCTCAAAGTAG